The following are encoded together in the Glycine soja cultivar W05 chromosome 5, ASM419377v2, whole genome shotgun sequence genome:
- the LOC114413122 gene encoding transcription factor mef2A-like, whose protein sequence is MDSANTSGSLQSSSGADEEYDSRAESSPLSAFLTNQPQPPPPSQVVRFILPSQQQQHHHQNTHMFDPLSNYLDPITQSSTSLLNLDVMWSKTGRSESNQTDLVGLIPCSSSSVPSPHNEAFVSSQTRGNNSGAFPTLPPESGSRGLMLSVSAANNDQIQTHNNNNNCNVVRNPKKRSRASRRAPTTVLTTDTTNFRAMVQEFTGIPAPPFTSSSFPRTRLDLFASTATPTLRSNVNVNPFDPPTQPPYLLRPFAQKLQLRSLHPFPPSFSNTLLPPSTNSPTNSTSINYHQQQQQLSEHFGLAKQPFNFNNTTPDTSTLEAYHHPKYTLGNSSSVLVSRTQQQHSLEIPPNLKMGLYEELELRHDHVNTDLGCLHQNMVSSTSVGVGALSSDNNNNLSNATNSSTEWAQRTGTITNNDCDHGRGGGALSGTVNYNDIGEGAVVTNGKVHYSASSSDFHGEKGPDFTVTTAARTQGMVESWINCSSD, encoded by the coding sequence ATGGATTCGGCCAACACTAGCGGGAGCTTGCAATCCTCAAGCGGCGCCGATGAAGAGTACGATTCACGCGCCGAATCATCACCACTCTCTGCGTTCTTAACCAACCAaccacaaccaccaccaccaagcCAAGTTGTTCGCTTTATTCTACcatcacaacaacaacagcaccATCACCAAAACACCCACATGTTCGACCCTTTATCAAACTACTTGGATCCCATCACACAAAGTTCAACATCACTATTAAACCTTGACGTGATGTGGTCCAAAACAGGTAGATCCGAATCAAACCAAACCGATCTTGTTGGGTTGATACCTTGTTCATCATCCTCAGTACCCTCGCCACATAACGAAGCTTTTGTGTCAAGTCAAACACGAGGGAACAATAGTGGTGCTTTTCCTACCTTGCCTCCAGAAAGTGGTTCCCGCGGACTAATGCTTTCAGTGTCAGCCGCCAACAATGATCAGATTCAaacccacaacaacaacaacaactgcaACGTGGTTCGAAACCCGAAGAAACGGTCAAGAGCTTCTAGGCGTGCACCTACCACTGTGCTAACCACAGACACCACCAATTTCCGAGCCATGGTTCAGGAATTCACTGGCATCCCAGCACCACCCTTCACATCCTCGTCTTTCCCGAGAACAAGGTTGGATCTCTTTGCTTCCACCGCAACACCAACTTTGAGATCCAACGTTAACGTTAACCCTTTCGACCCTCCAACACAACCTCCTTACCTTCTTCGCCCCTTTGCACAAAAACTCCAACTTCGAAGTCTTCACCCGTTTCCTCCCTCCTTTTCCAACACTTTACTACCACCTTCAACTAACTCTCCTACTAATTCAACTTCCATTAACtaccaccaacaacaacaacaactatctgaGCATTTCGGCCTTGCGAAACAGCCTTTCAACTTTAACAACACCACCCCAGACACTAGTACTCTTGAGGCATATCATCATCCCAAGTACACTCTTGGTAACTCTTCTTCTGTTCTTGTCTCCAgaacacaacaacaacactcCTTGGAAATTCCGCCGAATCTCAAAATGGGGTTGTATGAGGAACTGGAACTGAGACACGACCATGTTAACACCGACCTCGGATGTCTTCATCAGAACATGGTTTCGTCAACATCAGTTGGAGTGGGAGCATTGTCAagtgacaacaacaacaacttgaGTAATGCTACTAATTCTTCAACGGAATGGGCCCAGAGAACGGGCACCATTACCAACAATGATTGCGATCacggaagaggaggaggagctCTCAGTGGCACTGTTAACTACAACGACATTGGGGAGGGAGCTGTAGTCACTAATGGCAAAGTACACTACTCAGCTTCTTCATCGGATTTTCATGGAGAGAAGGGACCAGACTTCACTGTAACTACTGCAGCCAGAACTCAAGGTATGGTGGAATCCTGGATTAATTGTTCTTCTGATTAA